DNA sequence from the Teretinema zuelzerae genome:
GGCGACGTCGCGGAGAAGCCGCTTGAGCTGGATCGGACGGGGAAAGCCGATGATCAGATGCGCCGGAAACAGCGGCCGCATCGGACGCTCAGGGGTAAAATCGAAGCAGAGGCCCTGCTCGTCCAGAGACCTGATGAAGGCGGTTCCTTCCGGGCCGTTTCTCATGCCGCACCGGAACGAGTCGCCTGCGTTCTTGCGGAGAATTTTCTTGATATGCAGATAGCGGGGATCGCGGGGAGGGAAGAACCCGTCGCCGTCGAAAAGAATGATATTCATGACAGGCGGCAGTATATCAGAGAGATTTGACTTTTCATACCGAGGAGCATACATTAAACCCATGCCGACAAAACAGAAAATCGGGCAAGCCGCCCGAATCATCGTGAAAGACGTACTCGCCCTCAAGAAAGGCGAACAGTTCCTGATAATCACCAATCCCGACGGAGACGTAGCCGCTATTTCCCGCGCCCTCTACGACGCGGCCCTGGCCGAAGGCGCCGAGGCGACCATCGTCTTCCAGCCCGAGAAAACCCAGCTCGACTACGCGAACCGCGCCGCCCTCGCCGCGTTCAATGCGAATCCGGCCGCCTGCGCCTCGGTGTCGGCGAACAAGATGGGAAAGGACTCTCTCGGAATGGAGAAGCCCTGGACCGCGGCCAACGGCCGGAAGATCGACCATATTTTCCACTATCAGATGGACGAGCTTAAAACGCTCCGGGCAATCTGGACTCCGGGCATTACGATAGACATGTTCCGCCGCACCGCGGGAATCGATTATCCCCTGCTCCAGCGCCGTTGCAGGGCCATTTGCCGCGCCATGGAAAACGCCCTCAGCATCAGGGTTACCGCACCCGGAGGAACGGACATAGTCGTGCCGGTCGAGGGAAGAACGCCCATGAGCGACGACGGCGACTTCGCCGAAGGCGGCTCAGGCGGAAACATCCCGGCCGGTGAAGTGTTCATCAGCCCGCTGCCGGGGAAGAGCGAAGGCGTCATCGTGTTCGACGGCTCCCTCAGCCTCACGGACAAAGACATCATCTCGAAAAAACCTGTAACGGTCGTCTTCGAAAACGGTTACATCACGTCGATATCGGGCGGACGCGAAGCGGAGCTGCTCCAGAAGTCCCTCGAAGCGGGCGAACAGAAGGCAAAGGAATTCGCCGCCGCAGGCAAGCTCACCGCGGAGGAAGGAGAATCCTACGCGCGCAACGCGAGAGGTTTGGGAGAGCTGGGAATCGGCCTGAATCCGGCGGCCCGCATCAAGGGCAACATGCTGGAGGACGAGAAAGCCTTCCATACCTGCCACTTCGCCATCGGCAGCAACTACGACAACGATGCCGAAGCTATGATCCACCTCGATTGCCTGGTGCGCAATCCCACCATCGAGGTAACCAAGCTCGACGGTTCGAAGGTCGTAATAGAACGGCAGGGGATTTTAGAGCCTCAGTTCGAAAATCCCGTAGATAACTGAACAGAGACACCGGACACGGCCGACCGTTGCGCCCGGCATCTCTCCGGGCCCCGGCGGACTAAATCGCAAGGGCCGCTGAAAAAGGAGTCCCCATGAGCGAGTCATTACCGGTGCAGGCTCTCGTAGCCAGGCAGCGTTCGTTTTTCAACGCAGGAAACACCAGATCCGTCGCCTTCAGGAAGGAGGCCCTGGACCGTTTATCCCGGGCAATTCGCGAAAGAGAATCCCAAATTCTCGAAGCGGTGCATGCCGATCTGGGAAAATCGGATTTCGAGGCATTCACCACCGAGGTCGTCCTCGTCCTCGGCGAAATCGAACTCATGAAGCGGAATCTCCGCAAGTGGTCGAAAACCGTTTCGAAGAACGCCGGATTATTCAATTTTCCCGCGAAAGAGCGGATGATCAAAGATCCCCACGGAGTGTGCCTCATCATGTCGCCCTGGAACTATCCGTTCCAGCTTACACTCATGCCGCTGGTCGGCGCGATCGGCGCGGGGAACACCGCGATAGTTAAGCCGTCGGCCTACTCGCCGGCGACCTCGGCCCTGATCGCCCGCATGATCGACGAAATTTTTCCGAGCGAATACATCGCCGTCGTGGAAGGCGGCCGTTCGGTGAATCAGGACCTCCTGGAACAGCATTTCGACTACATATTTTTCACCGGCAGCGTTGAGGTAGGCAAGCTTGTCATGCAGAGCGCCTCGAGAAACCTCACCCCCGTCACCCTCGAGCTCGGCGGAAAAAGCCCCTGCATCGTAGACCGCAGCGCGGACATCGACCTCGCGGCGAAACGGGCCGTGTGGGGGAAATGCATAAACTCCGGCCAAACCTGCGTTGCTCCGGACTACTTTCTGGTACACCGCGACGTCAAGGACAGCTTCATAGAAGCTTCAAAGAAATGGATCGTCCGGTTTTACGGAGAAAAACCCGAAGCGAACCCCGAGTTCCCGCATATCGTCAACCGCCATCATTTTACCCGGCTCTCAACGCTCATAACAGAAGCGGGAGCTTCCGGCAGAAACGCTCAACTCGCGTGGGGAGGCCAGACCGACGAAGAGACTATGCGGATCAGGCCCGCCATAATCGACAACGCGGACTGGAACGACCCGATCATGCAGGAGGAAATCTTCGGACCGATCATGCCGATCATTTCGTGGGACAGGGAAGACGAAATACGCGAGCGCATCCTTTCCAGGCCGCGACCGCTAGCCCTCTATATTTTTTCCAAAGACAGGGCCCAGATCAAACGATTCACCGAGGGTATCCCCTTCGGCGGCGGCTGCGTAAACGACACTATCATGCACGTGGCGACCCACCAGATTCCGTTCGGCGGAACCGGCGCGAGCGGAATGGGCGGGTATCACGGTAAAACGAGTTTCGATGCTTTCAGCAGGATAAAAGGAATCGTGGATCGCTCCACGCTGATAGACGTGCCGCTGCGGTACGCGCCCTTCGCGGGGAAATACCGCCGCTGGAGGCCGTTCCTATAAGGAGGAATCGGGGTAGCAGGACCAGCCCTTTCGGTCGATTCCCGCCACCCATTTCGCGGCCCACACGCGGGCGCCGGCAAGGTCGTGCTCCTTCCAGTTGCCGCACATGACCGGATCGACTCCGGGAACAGCCTCGGAGTCGGGCCAGGCGGCTACTTTGGACAGAACAGCCCGAAGCGCCTTCGCGGCGGCCTCTTCGCCGGGCTCGCCGAACACGGCCAGATAAAAGCCCGTTCTGCAGCCCATCGGGGACAGGTCTATGACTCCGTCGATTTCATCGCGGATATATTCGGCCATCAAATGTTCAAGCGTATGCAGGGCGCCCATCGGGATTGCCTCTTCGTTCGGCTGGCAGAACCGCACGTCGAATTTGGTGACGATATCTCCCTTGGGGCCGGTTTTCTTGCCGGCGAGGCGGACGTAGGGCGCCCGCACCTTCGTATGATCCAGGCTGAAACTTTCAACATTGCGCGCTTCTTTCATCTTCTTATCTTCCTTATTGATGCTTCACAAAATCGATAACGACGGCGGCGCTCCGATGCGAGGCCTGGCGGGAAAAATCCGCGTAGGACATGTCGGCCTCGTGTCCGGCGAGATCCGAAATGCTGCGGATGATTACGAAGGGAGTCCCGTTCGCGACGCACGCCTGGGCAACGGCGCCGCCTTCCATTTCCACGCATGCCGGAGAAAAGTGGGAGACGATTCGGTCCCGCGCCGCCGGATTGGATATAAAAGCGTCGCCGGTAGCGATTCGTCCGGGAATCATGCGGGACGGCGTTTCGAACCGCGGGGAAACGCGGCTGAAAGCGGCAAGGGCTTTATCGCGCATCGACTGATCGGCCTTGAAAAAGGGGCTTTCCGTTCCGGGAATCTGCCCAGCCGCGTATCCGAAGGGAGTCGTATCGAAGTCATGCTGCACGGCGTCGGTACAAACGACCATATCAAGCACGTTGAGCCCTTCGGCAAGGCCGCCGGCAGAGCCCGTGTTCACGATCGCGTCCACGCCGAAGTCGCAGATCAGCACCTGGGCGCAGAGGGCCGCGTTGACCTTTCCCACGCCGCAGCACACGACGACGACCGGCTTTCCGTCAATAAAGCCCTGATGAAACTCGAGGTTCGCCCTCCGGCGCACATCGACCGGCTTTCCCGACGCTTCAAGCTCGCGGTACAGCAGTTCTACTTCCTGCTTTTCCGCTCCGATTATTCCGATTTTCATTCATACTCCCCGGGGAAGCCCCCGCGCGGGCGCTCAGCCCTGATTGTCAAAATGCGCGGAGACGGAAGAAATGAGTCCTTCCAGTTGTCCGTGCAGATCCGGATACAGACGGTCGATATCCTCGGTCTTCCCCGCGATGATCGCCTGCTCCAAATCCCGCGCGCATGACGACAGCTCGAGCGCTCCGATATTGGCGCCGCTGGAAATGAGCGCATGGACCGCGGTGCGGAACTGCGTCAAACTGCCGCTCTTGCGGCCGGACTCAAGCTGGTCGAGCATCTTCGGCCCGGTGCGCTTGAATACCTTCAGTATCATTTCCAGATTTTGCAGAGACCCTGTATACCCGATGCCGGTGTCCCGGTCAAGGCCGGGAATCCACCCGCCCTTCGGCTGTTCGCCGGAGCGTTGGGCTTCCGATTGCCCGGCGCCTCCAGGAGCGCCGGCAACAGAAGCAGACGCCCGGGGCTCCATTTCCCGTTCGCCGATCAACAGGTGAGAGGCGTCCTTGCGCCCTCCGACCATCGGCCCTTCGGCGGCGGATTCCGAAACCGCGCCGGTCCCCGGTTGCGCCGCCGGACGCCCGTATCCTTCGATCTTCATCGGCGGAAGCCACTTTTTCAGGCACCGGACGAAGGCGTTGAATTCGATGGGCTTGTAAATCGTATCGTTCATGCCGGCTTTCCGGTACATTTGTTCGTAGGCAGATCCGGCGTTCGCGGTCAGCGCGATAATGGGAACCTCCCGGTATCCCGGAATCTCGCGGAGCTTCGCGGTCGCTTCCAACCCGTCCATTCCGGGCATCAGATGATCCATCAAAATAAGATCGTAGCGATACCGCGAAGCTTTCTGCACGGCGTCCAAACCGCTTTCAGCCTCGTCGCAGCGCACGTCGAGGGTTTGCAGGAATCCTTCGGCGACCTTCCGGTTCACCGCGCTGTCGTCCACCACCAGAACGCTCACTCCCGTCGCCCTGAAGTAGATCGGCTGAATCCCCATGGAATTGACCAGCGGGAGGCTTTCGCTGAAATCGACGCGGTCGCCCTGTATGAAGCGTGCGAAAGTGGATACGACCAGCGGTTTGAAGGTGAAGTCTATCGCGGGATCCTTTCCCTTGCCGATGAAGTCGGTCATTGAAAGAAGCGCGAGCCAGCGGGTTCCGGGATGCGAGGATACGTTGACCATAGCCCGGTCGTAGCCGGACTTGTACTCGAATATAACGTGGGTCCAGCCGGCTCCGGCCCGGCGATCCCTGTTGTTCATGAGGCGCGCGGTGAAATCGTCCGGATCGGAACAGAAATCGACCTCGAACTTGCCGTAGCCGGCCATCTGGCGAATGGAAGCCACCGTATACGGATCGGTGTCGAATACCAGCAACCTGACGGAAGAGGCAAGACGGAACACCGCCAGGGGTTCGGCGCCAGAAGCGATTCTCTGGGCGAAGCCGGCGGTAAAGGTCGAACCCGCGCCCTCTTCGCTTTCCAGCGTCAGGGACCCCTTCATCAGCGTCACCAAGCCCTTGCAGATCGCCAAGCCCAAACCTGAGCCTTCGATGCCCTTGTTGGAATCGCTTTCGATGCGGTTGAACCGGCCGAACAGCTCCGCCTGCCGCGCTTTCGGAATTCCCGGCCCGGTGTCCCGCACCCGGTAATTGATCCAGACCGACTGTCCGTCGCTTGATCGCACGGCGGTCACCGCCAGGTTCACCTCTCCCGATTCCGTAAATTTCACCGCGTTATTGAGCAGATTTACGAGAATCTGCTTCACGCGCAGCTCGTCGCCGATAAGCCGCGAGGGCAGGGTCGGATCGATGTCGGCGGTAAAAGACAATTCCTTTTCGGAAACCTTCACCGCAACGAGGTTGATCACGTCGTGCAGCGTCGAAGACACCGAGTACACCGCCTCGCTCAGTTCAAGCTTGCGGTCTTCGATGCGGGAGAAGTCGAGAATATCGTTGATGATGGAAAGAAGCATGGTCGCCGAAGATCGGATATGCTCCGAGTAGTTTTTCTGCAGCGAGTTCAGCGTCGTGCGTGAAAGCAGCTCGTTCATGCCGAGCACCGCGTTCATCGGAGTCCGCAGCTCGTGGCTCATGTTCGCGAGGAAGGCGGCCTTCGCCCTGACGGCGGCTTCCGCCCGTTCGCGGGCCTGCACCAGTTCGGTAGTGTTCGAAGCGATGGCGATGAGGCCGAACTCCTGATCCTGGTAGTGGAGGCGGTCGATGCGGTAGTTGTAGAACTGGCTCGAATCGCCCGTTCCCACCGATATGGTTCCCTGCCGCGAGCCCGTCGTTTCGCCGGCGAAAAGCTCGGCGAACTTGCTTTGATCGGGGCCGGCGTTCCTGAACAGAAACGACCAGGGCTTGTTGATCACGGTGCGCCAGTCGTGGAAGCCGAGATTCGTCACCAGCGGCTGCGAGGCGTACTCTACGATTCCTTCGGGGTTTACGATGGCGATCGCGTCCGAGGTCGACTCCATCAACGCGTCGAGAATCGCCTTGGGCTTGATTTCCCGGGTGATATCGAACCGCGTCATGATATAGCCGAAGACTCCGGCGGTAGACTTGATCGTGCGGACGTCCACATAGAGCCAGCGGATGTCTCCGCGGGGATCCTTGTGCTTGACCACCTGATGAACGGGTTCGTCGTCCAGGATGGCGGTATCGAGAATCTTTTCCACAAAGGGAATATCGAGCTTGGGAAGCTCCCTCAGGTTCCTGCCCGCCAGGTCGCGCCAAGAATAAAATCCGTTCGCGCGGGCGACGGAATCGCTGACCACCAGAATCTGCAGATTCCGGTCGAATACAAAGATGTCGGCGGGAGAAGATACGAGAAGGGTGTCCAGAATTTTCTTCTGGGAATATAAGAGGCTTACATCGGTAATGAAAAAGACCTTGCCGACTATGCGGCCGCCGTGTTCTACCCGGGAAGCCTTAACCTGAAACCACTCGTACTGGTTCGTACCGAGCCGGTCGAGGGGAAAGGTCTCGTCTACGGGCAGGCCCTTGTTGAGCTTCTCGAACCATTTGCGGATAAGCAGAACAAGAACCTGGTTTTTCACGATATCGAAAATCGAGACGCCGTCGCACGAGGCGGAATCGGCAATCCCGAACATGAGCCGTGCGGCTTTGCTCATTTTTTGAACATGATTGTCTGTGTCTAGAAATACGACCAGGTTCGGGGTCATTTCAAGAAGGGTTTCTGCGTACACAGGGTTGTCTGACGGATACGGGTCGTCACTTTTTCCCATAGGCGTACAGTATATACGGAATCTCCATAATTATCAATTTTCACCCCTGATAATCGCCGCGAGTCAGACTGATTTTTCAGAATTTACAGGATCGCCCGAAAAGCTTTTGCGTATCCTGCCGATAATCCCAGGTATGAGCGACGATTTTCTTTTGTCAGACATCATCCGCGATGAACGGATCTGCACCTTTTTTCAACCGATTGTCAGTCTAAAAACCGGAGAGATCTTCGCGTACGAAGCGCTCACTCGCGGGATCAGGGATGAAAGCCGCAGCCTGATCGACCCCTGCGCCCTGTTCGCCCAGGCAGACAGGGAAACCTGCTCGCTCGAGTTCGACCTCCTGTGCCGGAAAAAGGCCCTGGAGAATTTCCGGAAATTCCATACAAACACGGAAGCAATGATGTTCATGAACATCAACACCTCAGTAATATCCTCCCGGGACAACGAGACGCACCACATCGGAACGATCAGCCGCCAGATGGGCTTCGATCCGGAAAACATCGGCCTTGAACTGATCGAATCCAAGGCCTCCTCCCCGGACGAGCTGATGTCCTTTGTAAGGAAATACCGCGACTCGGGATTCCTGATCGTAATAGACGACTTCGGCTGCGAACATTCGAACATCGACCGGCTTATCCAGATTCACCCGGACATCATCAAGGTTGACCGCAGCATCATCTCCTGCATAGAAAACGACCCGTACCGCCAGTCCATCCTGAAATCCATCCATTCCCTGGCCGAAATGACCGGCTCCCTCTGCCTCGCGGAAGGAGTGGAAACCCTCGCCGAAATAAAGACCTGCCACCTTCTGGGCGTAGACCTCTTCCAGGGCTTCGCCATCGCATGCCCATCCCCGGACATCCCCCGCCTGGAAGAGGCCACGCGGACCCAGGTGCGCATCCTGCAGGGCGAAATTCACACCGCAAGCATGGACGCGCTGAGGCGCCGCCGCCGCCTGACCGGAGACATCAACGTGCTTGCCGACTGGCTCATCCGCCAGATCGACCCGACCAATCCCGAATCCCTCACCCTCGTGTTCCAGGAATTCATCGCCATGAACGACGAAGTCGAGTGCGTCTACCTCCTGGACTCGCGGGGAGTGCAGATTTCGGAAACCATCGTCTCTCCCTTCGTACGGTTGCAGTCCCGGCCCAGCATCTTTCAGCCCGCTCGCAGAGGAGCGGACCACGCCTACAAGCCCTACTTCGCCTGCTTCGAAGCGCTGGGAATCCAGCGATATCTGACGGACGTATATCTCTCTCTCGCCTCCGGGAACCTCTGCAGAACCTTCTCGGTCCAGCTGCCCTGCCAAAGCGACGCGCCCTGCGTCCTCTGCATGGATTTCCTGGAAGAGCCGATCAGGACGCCCTCTGCTCCCAAACAGTCGTAAATGTTTCAAAATGTAAAAATTTACGTTAGAATTGCGTAAAAACGCATAAAACCGCAAAGTTTTCTCAAATAAACTCTTGATAAACAGAATAAAATTTTGTAATTTATGCCTGTGATCATTAATCAAAGTGAATTCACCTAAGGACCGGCCGTTCCCTCCTCCTTTCGGCCGGTCTTTTTTTTATCCTGTTGCCGAAACCCGCAAATCCAGCTAATCTTGACCCCATGACACAGCACACCTTCACCCTCACCGTCTCCTGCGCCGACCAAAGCGGCATCATCGCGGCCGTAACCGGCTGCATCGCGGAGACCGGCGGCAACATCCTGAACCTTGCCCAGCACACCGCAGTCGACATCGGCATGTTTTTTTGCCGCGTCTCCTTCGCCGGAACCGAAGGCTTCACAGAAGCGCGCTTCCGCGAAGCCTTCGATAAAATCGCCGCCAAATTCTCGATGGACTGGCAGTTCTTCGATAACGACCGGAAAAAAAAGGTGGCTGTCCTTGTTTCCAAAACCAGCCACTGCCTTTATGAAATTCTGCTTAAACACGCCGACGGCGAACTGGACTGCGAAATTCCGGTCATCATTTCAAACCATCCGGACCTGGCCCATATCGCCACCTCCTTCCACATCCCCTTCTTCCAGGTAGACGTTAAAAAGGGCAAGCACGAATACGAACGCGATCTTGAAGAAATCCTTTCGCGCTACGACATCGAACTCGTCGTCCTTGCCCGCTACATGCAGGTGATGAGCGCGGAGTTCTGCGAGCGCTGGGACACGAAGGTCATCAACATCCACCACGGATTCCTTCCCGCCTTCAAGGGAGCGAAACCCTACCACCAGGCCTGGCAAAAGGGCGTAAAGCTCATCGGCGCGACCGGACACTTCGCGACCGCAGACCTCGACCAGGGACCCATCATTTATCAGGATGTGATTACGGTCGCGGACACCTGCTCGGTGGACGAGTTCATCCGCATGGGAAAAGACGTCGAACGCACCGTCATCGTAGAGGCCGTCCGCCGCTACCTGAGCCACAGCATCTTCCTCTGGCAGGGCAGAACCTTCGTCATCGAATAATCCTCCGGGCGAAAAAAAAGCGCCCCGCATGGGGCGCTCCTCAAATAAACCGCTCGTGTACCGAATCAAATAATGTGTTCCAGCACGTTCAGCACGTCAGGATCGTACATTCCGTCTTTTTTCCGCAGCTCGTTCAGCGCGGTTTCCTTGTCGAATATATCCCGATAGTTGCGCTTGGAAATCAGCGCGTTGAACGACTCTGCCACATGGATAAGGCGGGCGATAAAGGGAATCCGCGAGCCTTCAAGCCCTTCCGGATACCCCGAGCCGTCCATGTTCTCATGATGCATCAGCACGCCGTCGGCAAACACCGCCATATATTTTTCCGGCACGAATGAAAGCTGGGCCAAGCCCTGCTTCACGTGATTGCGAATCTCGTACTTCTGCGCGTCGGTCAGATTGTCCGCCTGCAGCAGAGCCTCGTCTATTTCCAGGAAACCGATATCGTACACCATCGCCACCGCGAAAAAGAGCGTCGCCTCGTACTGCGCGACCCCCATCTCTTGTGCAAGCTTGAACACCATTTCCGCCACGTTCTTGGAATTATTCTTTCTGCCGGTCGCGCGGTCTATCTGCACGCCGATCTCGCGGCACTTCGCCGCAAGATCCGCAAGTTCCTTCTTTTCCGCTTCGGTAGCCGGGGGCGGCGGGAGCCCGGTCTCCTTCATCGCGCTGCCGATCAGCCGCATCTCGCCGTTCGCGCCATACAGCGGCGGCAGAGCGTCGAGAGCGGGAGCGCCGTATTGCGGAGCGCGCGACATTTCCGCCACGGCCTTCAGCGTCTCCATGAATTTCTCGTTCTGCGTTTTCACGCTTCGCATATTCATCACCAGATTGATCAACACCACGACAAAGACGATGAAAACGACCGCGCCCAGCAGCAACAGCCCGAATATGACGAATTTGCTTCCCTTGCCCGAGATCTCGCGAGCCTCTGTAAGCGCCCGCTCGTACGCCTCGCGCTGGGTGCGCAGCAGATTCTCCTGATGCTCGTCGTTGCGCTCGGCCTCTGCTTCCTGAGTTTCGCGCTTCAGGGCCTCCAGGGCCAGCTGGAGCTCGAGCGTGTTGCGCAGAATCGGATTATTGTTTCCGTCGGACGCGGAGGCGGCCGGCCTCGTCGGATCGGACCCCCAGGCCACGTCCTGCGCCTCGTAGGTATTGATTATCTTGATAATGCGGTTAATCCGCTCGCTGGAAATATAGGGAAACTCGATGAGCTTTTCCTTTACCCGATTAAAAGCCGCCGTGTCCCGCGAGTTCTTGATCTGTTCGAGGTATCCGTAATAAATCGTCTCGGAGAGCACCTCCACGTTCTGCGGAAGCGCCTCCTCCTTGTACGAAGAAAGAACCGTATTGATGTAGGTGAAAGCCTTTACATAATTCCCCGCCGAATACTGATCGTTCGCTGCGTTCAGATACCGGTTCACCAGATCCATGTCCACCGCGTGCACGGACGCCGTCAGCGCAACCGCCGACATCAGCAGACAAGAGACGTAAAAACGGATTTTATTCATAGTTTCCTACCCCGAATGCAAGAATCAGCCTGACATCGTTCACCGGCGTTCCGCCTTGTATCATCAAGGTATCGCGTATTCCGGTGCGGAAATGGATGTCGAAGTCCGAAAGCTCCGCCATGACGGACGTTACCGTCAAGTTGAAACCGAGGGCTGCGTCTATAGTATCGGCAAATAAATGCCCGGCATAATAGTCTATTCCCATTTTCAGGCGGCCTGTTTCGCCGAGTTTCACGTCATGCAAACCGAGGCCGACCACCGGGGTCTGGAAAGAAAAGGCCGGAAGTTCCTGCTCCCCGTACTCGATGCCCATGAACGAATACCCCAGCCTGAGCCCCAGATATTTGTTCAAGACAGCGGAAGAGAACACGCCGACCGCCTCCGCGCCCCAATTCACGGAAGGAGTTCCCATAAAGGACAGAATCATCCCGTGGCCTTCCGCGTCCATCCCGACGATCCAGGACTCGCCCCGGTAAAAGACGGAAGCCGCGCCGGAAAGCCCGTATTTCACCGAACTTTCGCCGTCATCCAAGCCCCAGGAAACGTTCCCCAGCCCGAGCAGAGCCTCCCAGGTGATCGTACGGTAATGGGAATTAAAGTCCTGATCGAGATAGATTTTCTTGCCGCTCGTGGTGTTCACGGTTTTATACGTCTTGGAAAGATCCTGCTTGATCTTCGATTCGGCTACCTGCTGGCGATGCGACTCAAGAGCCTGCCGTTCGGCGGCCTTCTTGTTTTCCGCTTCCTGCTTCACCATCGCCGTCCGTATCGACTGATACAGCTCGAGCGCCTGTATATTGTCCAGATTATTATCAATGATATGAAGCGACAGCGCGCTCGCCTGTTCCAGATTGTTTTCGATAACCAGCTGGCGGGCCTTTTTCAGGACATAGGCCTCCAGCCGCGGCATCCATGCCTTGCTCGAATTTACAGAAAGAATAACCGGCAGCTCGGGCGCTCCCGCTTCCGACATGGCGGCGTCCGCCTGCCGATACACCGCATCGGGCACGACTGCCTGCGAAAACACAGCGGAGGAACAACAGACAAGAAAGGCAACAAGAAGGGCGATATTTTTCATAGACTCCCCGCTCAATCAATAAGGGACAAGCGTTCCTTACAATTTTAACATGGCCCGCCGTCCAAATACAAGTTTAATTCCTAAAATCTCCAAAAAACGGGAGAGGGGTCCGTCCCGCAAGTAGCGAATTCCGCTTTGCCCATGATACACTTACGCATCATGACCACACGCAAGAAGAAACCGGCCGGAACCGGAAAACAAACCCCGAGAACCCTCCGCGAAAAGACGCGGAAAACCCTCAAAAAGATGGAAAAGACCGACGCTGAAA
Encoded proteins:
- a CDS encoding EAL domain-containing protein, with amino-acid sequence MSDDFLLSDIIRDERICTFFQPIVSLKTGEIFAYEALTRGIRDESRSLIDPCALFAQADRETCSLEFDLLCRKKALENFRKFHTNTEAMMFMNINTSVISSRDNETHHIGTISRQMGFDPENIGLELIESKASSPDELMSFVRKYRDSGFLIVIDDFGCEHSNIDRLIQIHPDIIKVDRSIISCIENDPYRQSILKSIHSLAEMTGSLCLAEGVETLAEIKTCHLLGVDLFQGFAIACPSPDIPRLEEATRTQVRILQGEIHTASMDALRRRRRLTGDINVLADWLIRQIDPTNPESLTLVFQEFIAMNDEVECVYLLDSRGVQISETIVSPFVRLQSRPSIFQPARRGADHAYKPYFACFEALGIQRYLTDVYLSLASGNLCRTFSVQLPCQSDAPCVLCMDFLEEPIRTPSAPKQS
- a CDS encoding aminopeptidase, with the protein product MPTKQKIGQAARIIVKDVLALKKGEQFLIITNPDGDVAAISRALYDAALAEGAEATIVFQPEKTQLDYANRAALAAFNANPAACASVSANKMGKDSLGMEKPWTAANGRKIDHIFHYQMDELKTLRAIWTPGITIDMFRRTAGIDYPLLQRRCRAICRAMENALSIRVTAPGGTDIVVPVEGRTPMSDDGDFAEGGSGGNIPAGEVFISPLPGKSEGVIVFDGSLSLTDKDIISKKPVTVVFENGYITSISGGREAELLQKSLEAGEQKAKEFAAAGKLTAEEGESYARNARGLGELGIGLNPAARIKGNMLEDEKAFHTCHFAIGSNYDNDAEAMIHLDCLVRNPTIEVTKLDGSKVVIERQGILEPQFENPVDN
- a CDS encoding aldehyde dehydrogenase — encoded protein: MSESLPVQALVARQRSFFNAGNTRSVAFRKEALDRLSRAIRERESQILEAVHADLGKSDFEAFTTEVVLVLGEIELMKRNLRKWSKTVSKNAGLFNFPAKERMIKDPHGVCLIMSPWNYPFQLTLMPLVGAIGAGNTAIVKPSAYSPATSALIARMIDEIFPSEYIAVVEGGRSVNQDLLEQHFDYIFFTGSVEVGKLVMQSASRNLTPVTLELGGKSPCIVDRSADIDLAAKRAVWGKCINSGQTCVAPDYFLVHRDVKDSFIEASKKWIVRFYGEKPEANPEFPHIVNRHHFTRLSTLITEAGASGRNAQLAWGGQTDEETMRIRPAIIDNADWNDPIMQEEIFGPIMPIISWDREDEIRERILSRPRPLALYIFSKDRAQIKRFTEGIPFGGGCVNDTIMHVATHQIPFGGTGASGMGGYHGKTSFDAFSRIKGIVDRSTLIDVPLRYAPFAGKYRRWRPFL
- a CDS encoding 5'-methylthioadenosine/adenosylhomocysteine nucleosidase, with the translated sequence MKIGIIGAEKQEVELLYRELEASGKPVDVRRRANLEFHQGFIDGKPVVVVCCGVGKVNAALCAQVLICDFGVDAIVNTGSAGGLAEGLNVLDMVVCTDAVQHDFDTTPFGYAAGQIPGTESPFFKADQSMRDKALAAFSRVSPRFETPSRMIPGRIATGDAFISNPAARDRIVSHFSPACVEMEGGAVAQACVANGTPFVIIRSISDLAGHEADMSYADFSRQASHRSAAVVIDFVKHQ
- a CDS encoding S-ribosylhomocysteine lyase translates to MKEARNVESFSLDHTKVRAPYVRLAGKKTGPKGDIVTKFDVRFCQPNEEAIPMGALHTLEHLMAEYIRDEIDGVIDLSPMGCRTGFYLAVFGEPGEEAAAKALRAVLSKVAAWPDSEAVPGVDPVMCGNWKEHDLAGARVWAAKWVAGIDRKGWSCYPDSSL
- a CDS encoding ATP-binding protein gives rise to the protein MGKSDDPYPSDNPVYAETLLEMTPNLVVFLDTDNHVQKMSKAARLMFGIADSASCDGVSIFDIVKNQVLVLLIRKWFEKLNKGLPVDETFPLDRLGTNQYEWFQVKASRVEHGGRIVGKVFFITDVSLLYSQKKILDTLLVSSPADIFVFDRNLQILVVSDSVARANGFYSWRDLAGRNLRELPKLDIPFVEKILDTAILDDEPVHQVVKHKDPRGDIRWLYVDVRTIKSTAGVFGYIMTRFDITREIKPKAILDALMESTSDAIAIVNPEGIVEYASQPLVTNLGFHDWRTVINKPWSFLFRNAGPDQSKFAELFAGETTGSRQGTISVGTGDSSQFYNYRIDRLHYQDQEFGLIAIASNTTELVQARERAEAAVRAKAAFLANMSHELRTPMNAVLGMNELLSRTTLNSLQKNYSEHIRSSATMLLSIINDILDFSRIEDRKLELSEAVYSVSSTLHDVINLVAVKVSEKELSFTADIDPTLPSRLIGDELRVKQILVNLLNNAVKFTESGEVNLAVTAVRSSDGQSVWINYRVRDTGPGIPKARQAELFGRFNRIESDSNKGIEGSGLGLAICKGLVTLMKGSLTLESEEGAGSTFTAGFAQRIASGAEPLAVFRLASSVRLLVFDTDPYTVASIRQMAGYGKFEVDFCSDPDDFTARLMNNRDRRAGAGWTHVIFEYKSGYDRAMVNVSSHPGTRWLALLSMTDFIGKGKDPAIDFTFKPLVVSTFARFIQGDRVDFSESLPLVNSMGIQPIYFRATGVSVLVVDDSAVNRKVAEGFLQTLDVRCDEAESGLDAVQKASRYRYDLILMDHLMPGMDGLEATAKLREIPGYREVPIIALTANAGSAYEQMYRKAGMNDTIYKPIEFNAFVRCLKKWLPPMKIEGYGRPAAQPGTGAVSESAAEGPMVGGRKDASHLLIGEREMEPRASASVAGAPGGAGQSEAQRSGEQPKGGWIPGLDRDTGIGYTGSLQNLEMILKVFKRTGPKMLDQLESGRKSGSLTQFRTAVHALISSGANIGALELSSCARDLEQAIIAGKTEDIDRLYPDLHGQLEGLISSVSAHFDNQG